A single window of Treponema denticola ATCC 35405 DNA harbors:
- a CDS encoding TIGR00282 family metallophosphoesterase, with protein MKQFIKIFMGGDVCGNLGLETLQKHLPLIIKKEKIDFCVVNGENTSHGVGIKDDQTESFFKAGVDIITGGNHTLERFEIRMNFGKDKRVLRPHNFPFAQGSGLALIEKNGIKYSVINLQGRENMRAIDCPFQSIDFLFSSQNENNLSESINIIDFHAESTMEKEALAFYVDGRVSVFAGTHTHTQTADERILPNGTAYITDLGMIGAKESVIGGSPFTAITRTKSQVPQRVEVLEDGVAIFCGLVAEIDTETKKAVSVKRIQISS; from the coding sequence ATGAAACAATTTATAAAAATTTTTATGGGAGGAGATGTTTGCGGCAACTTAGGTCTTGAAACCTTACAAAAACATTTGCCCTTAATAATAAAAAAAGAAAAAATAGATTTTTGTGTGGTAAACGGAGAAAACACGTCCCACGGTGTGGGAATAAAAGACGATCAGACGGAATCCTTTTTTAAGGCAGGCGTTGATATTATAACCGGCGGAAATCATACTCTGGAAAGGTTTGAAATCCGTATGAATTTCGGCAAGGACAAAAGAGTTTTGCGGCCTCATAATTTTCCATTTGCGCAAGGTTCAGGTCTCGCCCTTATCGAAAAAAACGGAATCAAATACAGCGTAATAAATCTTCAAGGAAGAGAAAACATGAGGGCTATCGATTGTCCATTCCAGTCCATTGATTTTCTTTTCTCTTCGCAAAATGAAAATAATTTATCCGAGTCGATTAACATCATAGACTTTCATGCGGAATCCACAATGGAAAAAGAAGCTCTGGCCTTCTACGTTGACGGCAGGGTTTCTGTTTTTGCAGGAACTCATACTCATACTCAAACGGCGGACGAAAGAATCTTACCGAACGGCACAGCCTATATTACCGACCTCGGAATGATCGGCGCCAAGGAGTCCGTAATCGGAGGAAGTCCTTTTACCGCGATTACAAGAACAAAGAGTCAGGTACCTCAGCGTGTAGAAGTGCTTGAAGACGGAGTTGCAATATTTTGCGGTTTAGTTGCGGAGATAGACACCGAAACAAAAAAAGCCGTTTCGGTAAAAAGAATTCAAATCAGCTCATAG
- a CDS encoding TatD family hydrolase: protein MYTDAHVHILDTIEELNSQNIENSILKTFDKDIFFCASANEAGRFEIQEKICRENSEHFILSFGIHPQCPIEDEIPYLEKLLTEKRIAAIGECGFDLFDEHYRSTLEAQKKVWKTQLAFAQKSNLPIVVHCRKGMHLIFDDVKTLKKINAVIFHGWAGSVTEARSFLKKGVNAYFCIGKGLLRGQKAQLETAATLEEDRILTETDAPYMSLKEEKFSLPTDIKKVFSVLAELRAQSEGLLNYDGKTYKNYAEELKDSIFENLKKAYNIRFDGN from the coding sequence ATGTATACCGATGCCCATGTTCATATTTTAGATACGATAGAAGAATTAAATTCTCAAAATATAGAAAATTCGATTTTAAAGACCTTTGATAAGGATATATTTTTTTGTGCTTCTGCAAATGAGGCCGGCCGTTTTGAAATTCAAGAAAAAATATGCAGGGAAAATTCCGAACATTTTATTCTTTCTTTCGGCATACATCCTCAATGCCCGATAGAAGACGAGATTCCATATTTAGAAAAACTTTTAACCGAAAAAAGAATAGCCGCCATTGGGGAATGCGGATTCGACCTCTTTGACGAACACTATCGAAGCACATTAGAAGCTCAAAAAAAAGTATGGAAGACCCAACTTGCTTTTGCCCAAAAATCTAATCTTCCCATAGTTGTACACTGCCGAAAAGGAATGCACCTCATATTCGATGATGTAAAAACTCTAAAAAAAATAAATGCGGTTATCTTTCACGGATGGGCGGGCTCCGTAACCGAAGCAAGATCATTTCTAAAAAAAGGAGTAAATGCCTATTTTTGTATCGGTAAGGGCCTGCTCCGAGGACAAAAAGCTCAGCTTGAAACGGCTGCAACTTTAGAAGAGGATAGAATTTTAACCGAAACCGACGCCCCATACATGAGTCTAAAAGAAGAAAAATTTTCACTTCCTACGGATATAAAAAAAGTGTTTTCAGTTCTTGCAGAATTAAGGGCGCAATCCGAGGGACTTTTAAACTATGATGGAAAAACTTATAAAAATTATGCGGAAGAATTAAAAGATTCAATCTTTGAAAATTTAAAAAAAGCATATAATATCCGTTTTGACGGCAATTGA
- the efp gene encoding elongation factor P produces the protein MIRGGDIAKGTVLLNKGTPYLVVEREFVNPGKGAAFARVKMKNLRDGSVLMQTIKTADTVEDAVVDTHKCQYQYKDGDQFMFMDTESFESISVPAETIGDKEHYLREGDEYDILIWENEPIDVRIPTKMIFIVEQSENYIKGDTVSGATKPIVTETGLVVRVPLFIKQGEKILVNTETNEYQERVNS, from the coding sequence ATGATTAGAGGCGGAGATATAGCTAAGGGCACGGTTTTGCTCAATAAGGGAACTCCCTATTTAGTTGTTGAGAGGGAATTTGTCAACCCCGGAAAGGGTGCGGCCTTTGCCCGTGTTAAAATGAAAAATCTAAGAGACGGTTCCGTTTTAATGCAGACCATCAAAACTGCAGACACCGTTGAAGATGCAGTAGTAGATACCCACAAGTGTCAGTATCAGTACAAAGACGGAGACCAGTTTATGTTCATGGATACGGAAAGTTTTGAATCCATTTCCGTACCTGCCGAAACAATAGGCGACAAGGAACATTATCTAAGAGAAGGCGATGAATACGATATTCTCATCTGGGAAAATGAACCTATCGATGTAAGGATTCCCACAAAGATGATTTTTATTGTAGAGCAAAGCGAAAACTATATAAAGGGAGATACCGTTTCGGGAGCAACAAAACCCATAGTTACCGAAACAGGTCTTGTAGTTCGTGTTCCCCTATTTATTAAACAGGGCGAAAAAATTCTCGTAAACACCGAAACTAACGAATATCAGGAAAGAGTTAACAGCTAA
- a CDS encoding S41 family peptidase, producing the protein MKKSRIFTVIKCLFLAAFVICTIVISKNRYKISGFISLEESETDYEAFWDFIYNEYPFTEVCERKGADLKKIKEEGYKEIKSSSPRYSQNSYISFYAKLCEDITSRYFTGHLYPASMRDHEYGMTVSDSYFKLYDVDLMNSFYRVKPSYSVNSLIGSDARMVKVDIKIIEEGKIAYVRIDSFRKRGYAKEYIQYKKDMKKFFLDTEKYKHIIIDVSHNGGGSVECYDSDILSYNNIGRNIRQRIYFLCSKNKYTELNPSFKNNQIDIKEVPNIKNANTKKNTIALYEEDAASFQELAPGYAPPKDRRYWLLISGKTASAADRLAGLCKASGFATLVGSNTGGLGHNGRYSPIYMMLPKSGLLIKFDPLYGLNSEGYCSDEVGIAPDIYNLPGKDALETCLEEIRKLGEKTN; encoded by the coding sequence GTGAAAAAATCTCGTATATTTACAGTTATAAAATGTTTATTCTTAGCCGCCTTTGTAATATGTACAATTGTTATCTCAAAAAATCGGTATAAAATATCAGGTTTTATAAGTCTTGAAGAGTCCGAAACCGATTACGAAGCTTTTTGGGATTTTATTTATAACGAATATCCTTTTACCGAAGTATGCGAAAGAAAAGGGGCCGATTTAAAAAAAATAAAAGAAGAAGGTTACAAAGAAATAAAATCTTCATCTCCTAGATATAGTCAAAACTCATATATATCTTTTTATGCAAAACTTTGTGAAGATATCACTTCCCGCTATTTTACAGGTCATCTTTATCCTGCATCTATGAGAGATCATGAATATGGTATGACTGTTTCCGATTCCTATTTTAAGTTATACGATGTAGATTTAATGAACTCTTTTTATAGAGTCAAGCCTTCGTATTCCGTTAATTCTTTAATCGGCAGCGATGCAAGAATGGTTAAGGTCGATATAAAAATAATCGAAGAAGGAAAGATTGCTTATGTAAGAATTGATTCTTTTAGGAAAAGAGGCTATGCAAAAGAGTATATACAGTATAAAAAGGATATGAAAAAGTTTTTCTTAGATACCGAAAAATATAAACACATAATAATAGATGTATCCCATAACGGCGGGGGAAGTGTTGAATGTTATGACAGTGATATTTTGAGTTATAATAATATTGGCAGAAATATCCGGCAAAGAATATATTTTTTATGCTCTAAAAATAAATATACCGAGCTTAATCCCTCATTTAAAAACAATCAAATAGATATAAAAGAAGTGCCCAATATAAAAAATGCAAACACTAAAAAAAATACTATAGCTCTTTATGAAGAAGATGCTGCCAGTTTTCAAGAGCTGGCTCCCGGATATGCTCCGCCCAAGGATAGGAGATATTGGTTATTGATAAGCGGAAAAACAGCCTCGGCCGCTGATAGGCTTGCGGGTTTGTGTAAGGCTTCGGGGTTTGCGACCCTTGTAGGCTCTAATACAGGGGGCTTGGGACATAACGGCCGATATTCACCGATTTATATGATGCTTCCGAAAAGCGGACTACTTATAAAATTCGATCCCTTGTACGGTTTAAATTCTGAAGGATATTGTTCAGACGAAGTAGGCATAGCCCCCGATATTTATAATCTCCCTGGTAAGGATGCCTTAGAGACTTGCTTGGAAGAAATAAGAAAGTTAGGGGAAAAGACAAATTAG
- the argS gene encoding arginine--tRNA ligase, giving the protein MEDIKTTWQKIIADTLNGIAPETCDKILPEQINIETPPNPEMGDVAFPLFTFAKSFKSSPAKIASDVCARLLENEDIKKYGMPKAIGPYLNVFLAKGDLASNVLDKVLKEKENYGKTSSLSGKRIMIEFSSPNTNKPLHLGHLRNDALGESISRILKFCGADVFKVNIINDRGVHICKSMIAYQKFGEGKTPESENIKSDRFVGDMYVAFHKYSQENPEKAEAEAKQMLLDWEAGENKELIGLWKKMNGWAIEGIKETYKRTGISFDKLYFESETYLKGKDQILKGLEAGVFYKEEDGSVWVDLAPIKLDKKVLLRSDGTSLYMTQDIGTAISRHKDWPFNQMIYVVGNEQEYHFKVLFYVLKQLGFEWADDLYHLSYGMVNLPEGKMKSREGTVVDADDLINSLQDEALKKIEENGREKEVGDAAVAAENIAVGALHYFLLQVSPKKDMLFNPKESLSFTGNTGPYLQYMGARISSILRKAETAEGKEKLKDGKLNASLLTNESEWELLKTLEDFPEQVERSALRKDPSALTAYLYELSKAFSRFYRDCPILSGEDADLSYTRMELARATKIVLQNAMNLVLIPFMEVM; this is encoded by the coding sequence ATGGAAGATATTAAAACTACGTGGCAAAAAATTATTGCCGACACCTTAAACGGGATAGCTCCCGAAACATGCGATAAGATTTTACCTGAACAAATAAATATAGAAACACCTCCTAATCCCGAAATGGGGGATGTGGCCTTTCCTCTTTTTACATTTGCAAAGAGCTTTAAATCCTCTCCTGCAAAGATTGCTTCCGATGTTTGTGCCCGTCTTTTAGAAAACGAGGATATAAAAAAATACGGAATGCCTAAGGCGATCGGGCCTTATTTAAATGTCTTTCTTGCCAAAGGGGATTTAGCCTCGAATGTTTTGGATAAGGTTCTAAAGGAAAAAGAAAACTACGGAAAAACTTCTTCTCTTTCAGGCAAAAGAATTATGATCGAGTTTTCGAGCCCGAATACAAATAAGCCCCTCCACCTCGGCCATCTGCGTAACGATGCCTTGGGTGAAAGTATTTCGCGTATTTTAAAATTTTGCGGGGCCGATGTTTTTAAGGTAAACATTATAAACGATCGGGGCGTTCATATCTGTAAGTCCATGATAGCCTATCAAAAATTCGGCGAAGGAAAAACTCCCGAAAGTGAAAATATAAAGTCCGACCGTTTTGTCGGAGACATGTATGTTGCTTTCCATAAATACAGTCAGGAAAATCCCGAAAAGGCAGAGGCCGAAGCAAAGCAGATGCTTTTGGATTGGGAAGCCGGAGAAAACAAGGAACTAATCGGGCTTTGGAAGAAGATGAACGGTTGGGCGATAGAAGGTATTAAGGAAACCTACAAGAGAACAGGCATCTCTTTCGACAAACTTTATTTTGAAAGTGAAACCTATTTAAAAGGAAAGGATCAGATATTAAAAGGTTTGGAGGCCGGAGTTTTTTATAAGGAAGAGGACGGTTCCGTTTGGGTTGACCTCGCTCCCATCAAGCTCGATAAAAAAGTATTGCTTAGAAGCGATGGAACTTCTCTTTATATGACGCAGGACATAGGCACGGCAATTTCCCGCCACAAGGATTGGCCCTTTAATCAGATGATCTATGTTGTAGGAAACGAACAGGAATATCACTTTAAGGTGCTTTTTTATGTTTTAAAACAGCTCGGCTTCGAATGGGCTGACGACCTCTATCATCTTTCTTACGGAATGGTAAACCTGCCTGAAGGAAAAATGAAAAGCCGCGAAGGTACGGTTGTGGATGCCGATGATCTTATCAATTCTCTTCAAGATGAAGCCTTAAAAAAGATTGAAGAAAACGGAAGAGAAAAGGAAGTGGGTGACGCCGCAGTTGCAGCCGAGAACATTGCCGTCGGAGCCCTGCATTATTTTCTTTTACAGGTAAGCCCCAAAAAAGATATGCTTTTTAATCCTAAAGAGTCCCTTTCCTTTACAGGAAACACGGGTCCCTATCTTCAATACATGGGTGCTAGAATTTCTTCTATTTTAAGAAAGGCCGAAACAGCCGAAGGCAAAGAAAAGTTAAAGGACGGAAAACTCAATGCTTCCCTTTTGACAAATGAATCCGAATGGGAACTGTTAAAGACATTAGAAGACTTCCCCGAACAGGTTGAACGCTCTGCTTTGCGTAAAGACCCGAGTGCCCTTACGGCCTATCTTTATGAGCTTTCAAAAGCATTCAGCCGCTTCTACCGCGATTGCCCCATTCTTTCAGGAGAAGATGCCGACCTTTCTTATACAAGAATGGAATTGGCAAGGGCTACAAAAATAGTGCTTCAAAATGCAATGAACTTGGTACTCATTCCGTTTATGGAAGTAATGTAA
- a CDS encoding ComF family protein: MIKRIKLRALTYLRNIYARIICPQVCFFCGEETGTGIPLCSKCLQKEITEPVLFRLKNPEKFCSSCGKILISEKELCTDCRAKLREKENLRTEEREKSKKEDCAKPLSVQSDFLKKVYTIYPYKGRGGELLRLWKNQNMRGFAEIYASAIASFIEGMPELQNVPMVPVPPRPKKIKTKGWDQIEDLSLYLEQIYNLPILRCLKRMDGASQKSLSRERRASNLKGKIFLKRQKSFSKSEDLKTALPEKLIILDDVMTTGATLNFCAAALKEGGCKEVIGLCLFFD; this comes from the coding sequence ATGATAAAAAGAATTAAACTAAGAGCTTTGACTTATCTGCGGAATATTTATGCCCGAATAATTTGTCCGCAAGTTTGTTTCTTTTGCGGGGAAGAAACGGGAACGGGTATTCCATTGTGCAGCAAATGTTTACAAAAAGAAATTACCGAACCTGTTTTGTTCCGGCTTAAAAATCCTGAAAAGTTTTGTTCATCTTGCGGAAAAATTTTAATTTCCGAAAAAGAGCTTTGCACGGACTGCAGGGCTAAATTAAGAGAAAAAGAAAATTTAAGAACAGAAGAAAGGGAAAAGAGCAAAAAGGAAGATTGTGCAAAACCGCTTTCCGTTCAATCCGATTTTCTCAAAAAGGTTTACACCATTTATCCTTACAAGGGCAGGGGAGGAGAGCTTTTACGCTTATGGAAAAATCAAAACATGAGGGGCTTTGCGGAAATTTATGCTTCTGCCATTGCTTCCTTTATCGAAGGGATGCCTGAACTTCAAAACGTTCCTATGGTGCCGGTTCCGCCCCGTCCTAAAAAGATTAAAACCAAGGGCTGGGATCAAATAGAAGATTTGTCCCTTTATTTGGAACAGATTTATAATCTTCCAATATTGCGTTGTTTAAAACGAATGGACGGGGCTTCACAAAAAAGTCTTTCCCGCGAAAGGCGTGCAAGCAATCTAAAAGGAAAGATTTTTTTAAAAAGGCAAAAATCTTTTTCAAAATCGGAAGATTTAAAAACCGCCTTACCGGAAAAGCTCATAATCTTAGACGATGTTATGACCACGGGCGCGACCCTTAACTTTTGTGCAGCGGCTCTAAAAGAGGGAGGTTGTAAAGAAGTGATCGGCCTCTGCCTCTTTTTTGATTAA
- the radC gene encoding RadC family protein, protein MIDYKNSSNTDKPDMRERLLEYGPQNLSDSDLVAILLRTGIKDKPVKELADDIILHIDRARPEKIEGYLRSIRGMGDSKISTVLAAMELGRRYYDNKNRTISHPTDVVPLLQHYADRDREHFICVSLNGANEIIATRVVSVGTINRTIVHPREVYSDPLKDRAAAIIAAHNHPSGNLEPSSEDMELTKRIYEAGKILGIKLLDHIILVPNGNFFSFVQSGTRFDI, encoded by the coding sequence ATGATAGACTATAAAAATTCGTCCAATACGGACAAACCCGATATGAGGGAAAGGCTTTTAGAGTACGGGCCTCAAAACTTAAGCGACTCCGATTTGGTGGCCATTCTTTTACGGACAGGCATTAAGGACAAGCCTGTAAAAGAATTGGCCGATGATATTATTCTGCACATCGATAGAGCAAGGCCTGAAAAAATTGAGGGCTATCTGCGTTCTATCCGCGGGATGGGAGATTCAAAGATTTCAACGGTTCTTGCTGCCATGGAATTGGGAAGGAGGTATTATGACAACAAGAACCGCACGATTTCACACCCGACCGATGTAGTTCCTCTTTTACAGCACTATGCAGATAGGGATAGGGAGCATTTTATCTGCGTCTCGTTAAACGGAGCAAACGAAATTATTGCAACCCGTGTTGTGAGCGTCGGCACTATCAATAGAACAATCGTGCATCCTCGTGAAGTGTATTCAGACCCTTTAAAGGACAGGGCTGCTGCAATAATTGCTGCCCATAATCATCCTTCGGGAAATCTGGAGCCCTCAAGTGAAGACATGGAATTGACAAAACGCATTTACGAGGCCGGAAAAATTTTAGGTATCAAGCTTTTGGATCACATAATCTTAGTCCCTAACGGAAATTTTTTCAGCTTTGTCCAAAGCGGAACGAGGTTTGATATTTAA
- a CDS encoding Rpn family recombination-promoting nuclease/putative transposase has translation MSTSNRKYKDSVFVDLFSEDEKAKENFLSLYNALHGTNLPLSSPVENIRLDNVMYMNIINDVSCLVDGKIIVLAEHQSTINENMPLRFLEYIARLYEKLQAPTDRYLRKLSKIPTPEFYVFYNGKEDYPETTVLKLSDAFITKPEQMPLELTVRVLNINTDKANKVLAACKPLEEYSLFVEEVRKQTQLDSEKGFTNAVKICIEKGILKEYLQRKSREVINMLVAEYDYDADIAVQRAEERQIAFAEGIEQGIADGVYKKALETAKLMRYENLGIDLISKVTGLSVEEIKAL, from the coding sequence ATGAGTACTTCAAACAGAAAATATAAGGACTCGGTGTTTGTCGACCTTTTCAGTGAGGACGAAAAAGCAAAAGAGAATTTTTTGTCGTTGTATAATGCTCTGCACGGCACGAATCTTCCGCTTTCGTCTCCGGTCGAAAATATAAGGCTCGATAATGTTATGTACATGAACATAATCAATGATGTTTCCTGCCTTGTAGACGGTAAAATCATTGTGTTGGCAGAACATCAATCAACTATAAACGAAAATATGCCCCTACGCTTTTTAGAATACATAGCTAGGCTATACGAAAAACTGCAAGCACCGACTGATCGGTATTTAAGAAAACTGTCAAAAATCCCCACGCCTGAATTCTATGTTTTCTATAATGGCAAGGAAGACTACCCTGAAACTACGGTTCTAAAACTTTCCGATGCCTTTATTACAAAACCTGAACAAATGCCGCTGGAGTTGACGGTGCGAGTTCTCAATATCAACACGGACAAAGCAAATAAAGTTTTAGCAGCCTGCAAACCGCTTGAAGAATACAGCCTCTTTGTTGAAGAGGTAAGAAAGCAAACCCAACTCGACAGCGAAAAAGGTTTTACAAATGCGGTAAAAATATGTATAGAAAAAGGAATCTTAAAAGAATATTTACAGCGAAAATCACGGGAGGTAATAAACATGTTAGTAGCCGAATATGATTACGATGCAGACATCGCAGTACAGAGAGCTGAAGAAAGACAAATAGCTTTTGCCGAAGGAATTGAACAGGGTATTGCCGATGGAGTATACAAAAAAGCTCTTGAAACGGCAAAGCTGATGAGATATGAAAATCTTGGCATTGACTTAATTTCAAAGGTTACAGGGCTTTCCGTTGAAGAAATAAAAGCTCTATAA
- a CDS encoding formylglycine-generating enzyme family protein has translation MTKFKTKHKAHALRKTGAAVLITAALLAVGLLFTSCKQASGSNSSDSGGSSGGGTVPTPPSYDFPEITPPANGIVGVDPNYLPTETDDYLKGVFRAGRKVKLSPYKLGKTEVTYELWHSVRTWAESKGYSFANKGLEGWDGTGGGGIWPNYANIGKPPTTNKNHPVTMVDWRDCIVWCNAYTQMIYSSEAECVYRKSDSDPTVLKDATDGTACDAAYADMNKKGFRLPTEAEWEYAARCQGSDNTNAAQYGDVWLTKLDSASGAKANWWYDAKEAGAVAWYKGNAGDKTHPVGGKRENALGLFDMAGNVWEWCFDRYDSIGTGEVTDPTGAASGTKRVIRGGCWNSTSWCGDRNDCTVGFRGDCSPGSGYNSVGFRLAWRP, from the coding sequence ATGACAAAGTTTAAAACAAAACACAAGGCACACGCCTTGAGAAAAACGGGAGCCGCGGTGCTCATCACAGCCGCACTTTTGGCAGTAGGGCTGCTTTTTACCAGCTGCAAACAGGCATCGGGAAGCAACAGTTCAGATTCCGGCGGATCAAGCGGAGGAGGAACTGTGCCCACACCGCCGAGCTATGACTTTCCAGAAATAACCCCGCCTGCAAACGGCATCGTAGGCGTTGACCCTAACTACCTCCCGACCGAAACTGACGATTATTTGAAAGGCGTATTCCGTGCCGGCCGCAAGGTAAAATTAAGCCCCTACAAGCTGGGCAAGACAGAGGTAACGTATGAGTTATGGCATTCTGTGCGTACATGGGCAGAAAGTAAAGGCTACAGCTTTGCAAACAAGGGACTTGAAGGCTGGGACGGCACAGGCGGTGGAGGTATTTGGCCTAACTATGCAAATATCGGCAAGCCTCCTACAACAAATAAAAATCATCCTGTAACGATGGTAGACTGGAGGGACTGCATAGTGTGGTGTAATGCGTATACTCAAATGATATATAGCTCCGAAGCCGAATGCGTATACCGTAAAAGCGATAGCGATCCTACGGTATTAAAAGATGCAACGGATGGAACTGCTTGCGATGCTGCATACGCCGATATGAATAAAAAAGGCTTTAGACTTCCGACCGAAGCCGAGTGGGAATATGCAGCCCGCTGTCAGGGAAGCGACAACACAAATGCGGCACAATACGGAGATGTATGGCTTACCAAGCTGGACAGTGCAAGCGGAGCAAAAGCGAATTGGTGGTATGATGCCAAAGAAGCAGGAGCTGTTGCGTGGTATAAGGGTAATGCAGGCGATAAAACCCATCCGGTAGGAGGAAAAAGGGAGAATGCTCTTGGTCTATTTGACATGGCGGGAAATGTTTGGGAATGGTGTTTTGACCGGTATGACAGCATAGGAACAGGAGAGGTTACCGACCCGACCGGGGCAGCGTCGGGTACTAAGCGCGTCATACGCGGCGGCTGCTGGAACAGCACCAGCTGGTGCGGCGACAGGAACGACTGCACTGTAGGCTTTCGGGGCGACTGCAGTCCTGGCAGCGGGTACAACAGTGTTGGCTTCCGGCTGGCTTGGCGCCCTTGA
- a CDS encoding leucine-rich repeat domain-containing protein: MEENSFRDIDALTSVTLPDGLKDIDRYVFYGCPNLVTLNLPSSLKYIGGISIRGLKVSSMVVPENIKVLNWYVLSNCPELTSVELPSTLTIMDFYVLSSDPKLKTVTCKAANPPAITAGQHVFENTPIASARLRVPAGSKALYQAAEGWKDFGTIVEF; encoded by the coding sequence TTGGAAGAGAACTCTTTTAGAGACATTGACGCACTGACTTCCGTTACGCTGCCGGACGGCTTAAAGGATATCGATAGATATGTGTTTTACGGCTGTCCCAACCTTGTAACACTTAACCTGCCGTCTTCGCTGAAATATATCGGCGGCATTTCAATTAGAGGCTTAAAAGTGAGCTCGATGGTTGTACCGGAAAACATAAAAGTTCTTAACTGGTACGTTCTTTCGAACTGCCCTGAATTGACGTCGGTCGAGCTCCCCTCAACGCTTACCATAATGGACTTTTATGTCTTGTCTAGCGATCCTAAACTGAAGACGGTAACGTGCAAAGCGGCAAATCCGCCGGCTATTACGGCAGGCCAGCACGTGTTTGAAAACACGCCCATCGCATCTGCAAGGCTCCGCGTCCCCGCCGGCTCCAAAGCACTCTACCAAGCCGCAGAAGGCTGGAAAGACTTCGGTACGATTGTGGAGTTTTAG
- a CDS encoding D-alanyl-D-alanine carboxypeptidase family protein, with protein sequence MKHSTNGIIKFIFVLFGAVLFCVLSLAGFIFFHVSELKKAQPLEVSQEEKTAALKTFYSRHKINKEFPPLNSIENFLPVKSSSSNIAPSAKKIELPKIDAESYILIHANTGTILAESNADKIIPPASLTKLVTIYTMLQKPQFKDLEKVVFPPEEAWAIFLPKGAAWMGLGENQSLSIEELIRGMAVCSGNDAALAAALLTEGSIEKFTLKMNEAVKTMGLKSTRFEDSSGLSEKNQTTARDFALFSLHYLKQYPENLKKFHSVNEISYPQKHNILIKKNSDGLKDFQIKPATNTLLKKIEGCDGLKTGFIYESGFNISLTAQKNGERFIAVILGGHGKNFTEGIFKREQNSIKLMNFAFDNFKSFDIREHNKIKRSVSVLSSNLNVKTSAFMPLLADEDFSQDYLTVFKNDERHIEQVIILPDVIRAPLFAGQQIGRIEYRIKDSDIVLKTIPLICPLDIKEGSSFRKFIDGFYRFF encoded by the coding sequence ATGAAGCACAGCACAAACGGAATTATAAAATTTATTTTTGTTCTCTTTGGGGCTGTGCTTTTTTGTGTATTGAGCCTTGCAGGCTTTATTTTTTTCCATGTTTCGGAATTAAAAAAAGCACAGCCTCTTGAGGTTTCACAAGAAGAAAAAACGGCAGCTCTTAAAACCTTTTACAGCCGGCATAAGATTAACAAGGAGTTTCCGCCCCTTAATTCCATAGAAAATTTTTTGCCCGTAAAATCATCATCTTCTAACATTGCCCCCTCGGCAAAAAAAATAGAATTACCTAAAATAGATGCCGAGTCCTACATTCTTATTCACGCAAACACCGGTACAATTTTAGCCGAATCCAATGCCGATAAAATAATCCCTCCGGCCTCCCTTACAAAGCTGGTAACAATTTATACCATGCTTCAAAAGCCTCAGTTTAAAGATTTGGAAAAGGTTGTTTTTCCGCCTGAGGAGGCTTGGGCAATTTTTCTGCCAAAAGGAGCGGCATGGATGGGCTTGGGAGAAAATCAAAGTTTAAGTATAGAAGAGCTGATAAGGGGAATGGCGGTTTGCTCGGGGAATGATGCAGCCCTTGCGGCGGCCCTGCTTACGGAAGGAAGTATTGAAAAGTTTACGCTTAAAATGAACGAGGCCGTTAAAACGATGGGCTTAAAATCCACCCGCTTTGAAGATTCTTCGGGCTTAAGCGAAAAAAATCAAACCACGGCAAGGGACTTTGCCTTATTTTCCCTCCATTATTTAAAACAATATCCCGAAAACTTAAAAAAGTTTCATTCGGTAAATGAGATAAGCTATCCCCAAAAACACAATATTCTTATCAAAAAAAACTCCGACGGTTTAAAGGATTTTCAAATTAAGCCTGCCACCAATACCCTCCTAAAAAAAATAGAAGGCTGTGACGGTTTAAAAACAGGTTTTATTTACGAGTCCGGTTTTAATATTTCGCTTACGGCTCAAAAAAACGGAGAGCGTTTTATTGCGGTCATCCTCGGCGGTCACGGCAAAAACTTTACCGAAGGAATTTTTAAGCGGGAGCAAAATTCCATAAAGCTTATGAATTTTGCATTCGACAATTTTAAAAGTTTTGACATAAGGGAGCACAACAAAATTAAAAGAAGTGTAAGCGTTCTAAGTTCAAACCTAAATGTAAAAACTTCAGCCTTTATGCCTCTCCTCGCCGATGAGGACTTTTCGCAAGACTATCTTACGGTTTTTAAAAACGATGAGAGGCATATAGAACAAGTTATAATTTTACCTGATGTAATAAGGGCGCCTCTTTTTGCAGGACAGCAAATCGGCCGTATAGAATATAGAATTAAAGATTCAGACATTGTGCTAAAAACCATTCCTCTTATCTGTCCGCTCGATATAAAAGAAGGTTCATCTTTTAGAAAATTTATAGACGGCTTTTATCGATTTTTTTAA